A DNA window from Syngnathus typhle isolate RoL2023-S1 ecotype Sweden linkage group LG2, RoL_Styp_1.0, whole genome shotgun sequence contains the following coding sequences:
- the LOC133150018 gene encoding 5-aminolevulinate synthase, non-specific, mitochondrial-like, whose translation MQVMNTLKIHGAGSGGTRTISGMSKFHTELECELADLHGKDGILLFTSCFEANDSTLFTLAKMLPGCEIYTDAGNHASMIQGIRNSGVSRFIFRHSDVSHLQELLERSDPSTPKIVAFETVHSMDGSVCPLEQMCDVAHRFGAIAFADEVHAVGQYWAIGGGIGDRDRVMHKIDIISGTLGKAFGCAGGYIASTGALVDTVRSYAAGFMFITLLPPMLLAGGKESIRILKSGEGRMLRRKHQRSVKLLRQILMDSGLPLVHCPSHIVPLRV comes from the exons ATGCAAGTGAT GAATACTTTGAAAATCCATGGTGCTGGTTCTGGAGGAACAAGAACCATTTCAGGGATGAGCAAATTCCACACCGAGCTGGAATGTGAGCTTGCAGACTTGCACGGTAAAGACGGCATACTGctgttcacttcctgttttgaagCCAATGACTCCACATTGTTTACTTTGGCCAAAATGCTACCAG GATGTGAAATTTACACAGACGCGGGTAACCATGCCTCGATGATTCAAGGTATTCGAAACAGCGGCGTCAGTCGGTTCATCTTCCGTCACAGTGACGTCAGCCACTTGCAAGAACTATTGGAGAGGTCTGACCCTTCCACTCCAAAGATTGTTGCCTTTGAGACAGTGCATTCAATGGAC GGGTCGGTGTGCCCACTGGAGCAAATGTGCGATGTTGCCCACAGATTTGGGGCCATCGCCTTTGCGGATGAGGTGCACGCGGTCGGCCAATACTGGGCCataggagggggaattggcgaCAGAGACAGAGTTATGCACAAGATTGATATCATCTCTGGTACTCTTG GCAAGGCCTTTGGCTGCGCGGGTGGCTACATTGCCAGCACCGGCGCCCTGGTGGACACCGTTCGCTCCTATGCTGCAGGCTTCATGTTCATCACTTTGCTGCCTCCCATGTTACTGGCGGGGGGCAAGGAGTCCATCAGGATTCTTAAAAGTGGGGAAGGGCGCATGCTCAGGAGGAAACACCAGAGAAGTGTCAAGTTGCTCCGACAAATACTGATGGACTCTGGCCTTCCCTTGGTCCACTGCCCGAGCCACATCGTTCCTCTGCGGGTATGA
- the LOC133147227 gene encoding dual specificity protein phosphatase 7-like isoform X2, whose amino-acid sequence MSKVMASKSVEWLQVELESGATSVLLLDCRAHELYESSHIEGAISVAIPGLMLRRFKKGNIPIRTIIPNHEDKENFTRRCQTDTVVLYDESTVSWPDSGTPSSVLGLLLQKLWEDGCKAHYLEDEARSKQCGVLVHCLAGISRSVTVTVAYLMQRLNLSLNDAYDFVKRKKSNISPNFNFMGQLLDFERTLRLHSPCDNRATSQEQLFFTTPTNHNVFQLDPLDST is encoded by the exons ATGTCTAAAGTGATGGCAAGTAAGAGCGTGGAATGGCTGCAAGTGGAGTTGGAATCGGGCGCCACTTCGGTGCTCCTGCTCGACTGCCGCGCACACGAGCTGTACGAGTCGTCTCACATCGAAGGCGCCATCAGCGTGGCCATCCCGGGCCTGATGCTCCGCAGGTTCAAGAAGGGCAACATCCCCATTCGGACCATCATTCCCAACCACGAGGACAAAGAGAATTTCACCAGGCGATGTCAAACAGACACGGTGGTCCTGTACGACGAGAGCACCGTCAGCTGGCCGGACAGCGGAACCCCGTCGTCCGTTTTGGGTTTGCTTCTTCAAAAACTGTGGGAAGATGGCTGCAAAGCGCACTACCTGGAAG ACGAAGCTCGGTCCAAGCAGTGCGGCGTCCTGGTGCACTGCCTGGCCGGCATCAGCCGCTCCGTGACCGTCACGGTGGCTTACTTGATGCAGAGACTCAACCTGTCGCTCAACGACGCCTACGACTTTGTCAAGCGGAAGAAGTCCAACATTTCCCCCAACTTCAATTTCATGGGACAGCTGTTGGACTTTGAGCGGACGCTGCGGCTGCACAGTCCCTGCGACAACCGTGCCACCAGCCAAGAGCAGCTCTTTTTCACCACGCCAACCAATCACAACGTCTTTCAGCTGGACCCACTGGACTCCACATGA
- the LOC133147227 gene encoding dual specificity protein phosphatase 7-like isoform X1, producing MSKVMASKSVEWLQVELESGATSVLLLDCRAHELYESSHIEGAISVAIPGLMLRRFKKGNIPIRTIIPNHEDKENFTRRCQTDTVVLYDESTVSWPDSGTPSSVLGLLLQKLWEDGCKAHYLEGGFVKFHTEYPEHCETLLDNSCPSSSPPLSFLGFGNLRISSDCSDGESDREPSSATESEESPLPINQPAFPVQILPYLYLGCAKDSTNLDVLGQYNIKYILNVTPNLPNMFEHDGRFRYKQIPISDHWSQNLSQFFPEAISFIDEARSKQCGVLVHCLAGISRSVTVTVAYLMQRLNLSLNDAYDFVKRKKSNISPNFNFMGQLLDFERTLRLHSPCDNRATSQEQLFFTTPTNHNVFQLDPLDST from the exons ATGTCTAAAGTGATGGCAAGTAAGAGCGTGGAATGGCTGCAAGTGGAGTTGGAATCGGGCGCCACTTCGGTGCTCCTGCTCGACTGCCGCGCACACGAGCTGTACGAGTCGTCTCACATCGAAGGCGCCATCAGCGTGGCCATCCCGGGCCTGATGCTCCGCAGGTTCAAGAAGGGCAACATCCCCATTCGGACCATCATTCCCAACCACGAGGACAAAGAGAATTTCACCAGGCGATGTCAAACAGACACGGTGGTCCTGTACGACGAGAGCACCGTCAGCTGGCCGGACAGCGGAACCCCGTCGTCCGTTTTGGGTTTGCTTCTTCAAAAACTGTGGGAAGATGGCTGCAAAGCGCACTACCTGGAAG GTGGCTTTGTAAAATTCCACACCGAATACCCAGAACACTGTGAGACGCTCCTCGACAACTCCTGTCCGAGCTCCTCTCCTCCACTCTCTTTTCTGGGTTTTGGAAATTTGCGGATCAGCTCCGATTGTTCCGATGGGGAATCTGACCGAGAACCCAGCAGCGCCACGGAGTCAGAGGAGAGCCCCCTCCCCATCAATCAGCCTGCCTTCCCGGTCCAGATCCTTCCTTACCTTTACCTGGGCTGTGCCAAAGACTCCACCAACCTGGATGTGCTGGGCCAATACAACATCAAGTACATCCTGAATGTCACACCCAATCTGCCCAACATGTTTGAACATGACGGGCGCTTCAGGTATAAACAGATCCCCATTTCGGACCACTGGAGTCAAAATCTGTCGCAGTTCTTCCCAGAGGCAATATCATTTATAG ACGAAGCTCGGTCCAAGCAGTGCGGCGTCCTGGTGCACTGCCTGGCCGGCATCAGCCGCTCCGTGACCGTCACGGTGGCTTACTTGATGCAGAGACTCAACCTGTCGCTCAACGACGCCTACGACTTTGTCAAGCGGAAGAAGTCCAACATTTCCCCCAACTTCAATTTCATGGGACAGCTGTTGGACTTTGAGCGGACGCTGCGGCTGCACAGTCCCTGCGACAACCGTGCCACCAGCCAAGAGCAGCTCTTTTTCACCACGCCAACCAATCACAACGTCTTTCAGCTGGACCCACTGGACTCCACATGA